The sequence ACAATAATTTCAAATATTATATTTTTTACAAAATATTTGTTTTTTTATTTGACAAATTATTAGATATTATTATATAATTACCTTAAAAAAGAAGGTGATAATATAAAAAAGAATAAAGCATTCTCAACTTTTGAAATAATATTATCCATTTTAATTTTTTCATTTTTAATAAATATTGCTTTTGTAAAATATAGAGAATTTAAAGAATTAAGAGATATAAATGAAGCTAAAACAAAAATAACAGAAGCCTTTTATTTGGTATCAACCACTTCTTTGAAACAGAAAACAAAGCAAAAATTACAATTAGACCTCTCTGCTAAAAAGATTATAATATCAAATAAATCACTTAAAACACAAGAAATAAAACTTCCAAAAGACTTAATATATTTCCATACATATACATCAAATTTAAATTGCTTAGACTTATCATTTACACAAAATGGCAATATTGCAAAGTCATTTTCAATTTATATTTTTAATAGAGCTAAAAAAGTAAGATATAAGATATCTTTTTATGGTTTTGATCGAAGTAAATTTCTAAAAATTAACAATTATCGTAAAAAGAAAAATAATGAAATATCCTATTCAAAGATATTAGACTATCATAAATCAACTAATGAAGATAGGGAAACTTTCTATAAGGATTGGAGGAAAGAGTAGTGAAAAAAGTAATATTAATTTTATTATTTTTACTTATATACATACAGATTTTTTCCCTTCAATCAAAGAAAAATTTAGTTAAAATTGATATTATAGGAAAATCTGGGATAAAAAGCTATTATGTAAATTTTTCTAATGAACAGAATTTAGATAGCTTTGAAATATATGATACATTGGATTAAAAATGGTTCATCACTAGCCAGATTTCTTAACAGATAAAAATTAAGAATTCGCTGCAAATTCAGTAAACTCACTTCGTTCAGACACACTGAGATTTGCTCGGCTCATTCTATTTAATTTTTATTCTAGAATCTGGAATGTAATTCACTTATTTTTAATACATAAGAATTGATAAGAAAGGAATAAAAATGGGAAATAGTTCTGAAAAAATAGAAAAATATTTTAAGAAAACTATCAATAGTACTATGAACAATAATAAAAATTCATATATTGAAGATATAGAAGAGCTATTTATCCGTGAAAATGTCAATTCTAATAAAGGAATTTTCTCAATATTGTTAGAAGCTATAAAATTTTCAGCAAGTGATATCCATATTGAAGCATTAACAGATAAAATAAGAATAAGATATAGAATTAATGGTATTTTAAAAGAAGTTGCAGAAATTGATAAATCTTTTTTATCTTCAATAGTTTCTAAATTAAAGATTTTATCTTCTCTTGATATAGTTGAAAAAAGAAAGCCCCAAGATGGTAGATTTTCATTTAAATATAAGAAAAGAGAAATTGATTTTAGAACTTCAATTATGCCAACTATGAACGGAGAGAAAATAGTAATTAGAATTTTAGATAAATTCAATTATAATTTTACTTTAGAAGATTTATATTTATCAGAAGAAAATAAAAAAATTTTCTATAAGGCTATAAATCAAAATACTGGGATTATCTTAGTAAACGGACCAACAGGTTCAGGAAAATCAAGTACACTATACAGCATTTTAAAATATAAAAATAGAGAAGAAGTCAATATTTCAACTGTTGAAGACCCTATTGAATATCAAATTGAAGGGATAAATCAAGTTCAATGTAGAAATGAAATAGGTTTAGGTTTTGCAACAATTTTAAGGGTATTATTAAGACAAGACCCAGATATTTTAATGGTAGGAGAAATAAGAGATAGGGAAACAGCTGAGATTGTTGTTAAAGCTTCACTCACAGGACATTTAGTTTTCTCAACTCTACATTCAAATGATAGTTTAGGTTGTATAAATAGACTAGTAAATTTAGGAATTGATAGCTATTTATTGAGTTTAGTTTTGCAGATGGTAGTATCTCAAAGACTGGTTAGAAAGTTGTGTCCTCACTGTAAAAAAGAAGATGAAAACTACAAAGAAAAATTAAAAAGTTTAAATCTTTCAGAAGAAAAATATAAAAATGTAAAGTTCTATACTTCTGATGGTTGTGAGAAATGTATGGGAACTGGCTATATAGGAAGAATACCTGTTTTTGAAATAATATATTTTGATGATATTTTAAAAGATATGTTGGCACAGAAAAAGGAGATAAAACAAAATTTTAAAACTTTACTTGATGATGCAATGGATAAAGCAAAGGAAGGTTTAACTTCCTTAGATGAGATAATGAGGCAACTATGAAAAATAAAAAAGAAAAAATTTTATTTTTTACTAATGAACTGTCAATAATGCTAAAAAGTGGACTAACTTTTACAACTGCCATTGAGATTATATTAAGAGAAGAAAAGGATAAAAATTTTAAAGAAGTTTTAAAGAAAATCCATAAAAATTTAATAGCTGGGAAAAGTATTTTTGAAAGTTTTAAAAATTTTGACAAGATTTTTGGTAATACTTATTTATATATGTTGAAAATTGGAGAAGTCAGTGGAAGTATTGCAGAAAGATTGGAAGATATTTCTAAATCTTTGGAGTTTGATTTAGCAAACCAGAAGAAATTAGGAGGAATATTAGTTTATCCAATAGTTATTATAAGTTTAACACTGATAATAGTAACTTTTTTACTGACTTTTATACTTCCAAATTTCATTACAATTTTTGAAGAAAATCAAGTTGAACTACCTTTAATAACAAGAATTTTATTATTTATTTCAAGGAACTTTCACTATATTTTACTATTTATAATAGTTTTAATATTAATAATATTTATTATAAATATGTATATAAACAATAATAAGTTGAAAAGAATAAAAAAAGATAAGTGGCTTTTAAATATAAGATTATTTGGAGAATTAAGAAAACTATCTTTGAGTTCAGATTTATACCATTCATTTTCTATTCTTCTAAGTGTAGGAATTGGGATAATTGAAAGTGTAGACATTTTGTATATGAACAATAATAATTATTATATAAAAGAAAATTTATTGGAAGTTAAAAAATCATTACTAGCAGGAAATAATATAGCAACTGCTTTAAAAAAATTAAATTTATACAATGAGAGATTTTCGATTTTAATTACTGCTGGTGAAGAAAGTGGTTATTTATCAGAAAATTTATTACAAATTTCAAAAATATTAAAAAATGATTTTGAATATAAACTAAAAAAGTTGATGTCATTACTTGAACCTTTGGTAGTGGTATTTTTAGGACTTATTGTAGCTTTTGTTGTTGTGGCTATATATTTGCCAATACTATCAATAGGAGATGTATTTAGTCAATAATAAATTATTAAAATTAAACAATAGTTTTATGTAAAAGTAATAAGTGAACTGCGAATGACGAATTTTATCGTGAAATGCTATGTTAGTGAGTGTTAAGAAAAGCAACTGTTTGAGTTGATTTATCAACGAGTTTTGCTTTTTAACGAACGATTAGCATTTTAGATTAAAAATTCAGTCTCAGCGGGAACTATTTACTTTTATCATAATAATTTTAGGAGGGAATGATATGAAAAATCGTGGTTTTTCTTTGATTGAAATTGTTGTAGCAGTGGCAATAATGGGGATATTATCAGGAATTGTAGGTTTACAGTTAAGGAGTTATATTGCAAAATCAAAGGATACTAAGGCAGTTGCAACACTTAATACTTTGCGTGTAGCTGCACAGCTTTATCAAGTAGAGAATGAGGAAGCTTTAATTGATACTGCTAGTTTAACAACTTATGATGAGCAAAAAGTAAAAGATGCATTAAAAAAATTAGAACCTTATCTTGATAACAATGCAAAAGCAATTATAGAAAAACCTGAAATGGCAATAGGTGGTTCAAGAGCTGCTCAAAATGGAGATATAAAATATGGTGGAAAAGTAAGAATTACTTTTAAAGATCCAAATGGTAATAGTAGTGATGGCTACTATATGTGGCTAGAGCCAGAGGGAACAACAGGGGGATTTGATATAAAGGGAAATAAATGGATAGAATTTTAATAATATTGCTGTATATTCTATTATTTTTAGTTATGTATATAGATATTAATAAAAAATATATTCCTAATGTTTTAAATTTTTCTATTTTAGTTCTTTCTATATTTATATGTGGGATAGATAAAGTTGATATTTTCTTTATAGGGGCATCTTGTTATACTCTACCAATTTTAATCTTCTATGGTTATATATCCGATATTTTGAAAAAAGAAGTCTTTGGTTTTGATGATATAAAATTGATAATTCCATTGGGAGGACTTCTATATCTGGGAGAGATAAATTTTTTTTTACAAATTTATATATTTTATCTTTTAGTATTTTCGTTAGCGACCCTTTATATTATTATCTATATAGTTATAAGTTATTGTAGAAATAAACCAGTGAAGATTAGAGGTGTAGAGTTAGCATTTGCCCCTTATATATGTTTAGCCTTTATTATTATTTATAATTTTAATTTAATAGAAAGAATAATTGAAAAATTTTAAATAAGATTACTGCGACGTCCTATAATGTTAAAAGAGCATTTTGGAGCTCGAGAGACATTATAGTTAAAAAATTATAAATATTTTTAAGTATATTGAGAGGATATTATGAATAAAAATAAAGCCTTCTCCTTAATGGAGGTCATAGTTTCAGTTTTTATTTTAATTTTAGTTTTAATACCAAGTGTAAAACTAAATATACAACAAATAAAAACTTATTCTAAGATAAGAAATGTAGATAGTGAGTTACATTTTTTTACTTCTTTAAATAATTATTTAAAGGCAGAAAATATAACAAACTCTCACTTAGATTTTAATAGTTATACAGATTTTATAAAAACATTTAAT is a genomic window of Fusobacterium nucleatum containing:
- a CDS encoding type II secretion system protein, which gives rise to MNKNKAFSLMEVIVSVFILILVLIPSVKLNIQQIKTYSKIRNVDSELHFFTSLNNYLKAENITNSHLDFNSYTDFIKTFNNFGNSFQNLKNKNFNLIIDMEKIEVDFSNRKEKANLIKVEYRGDKKIYKNTLLKFEE
- a CDS encoding A24 family peptidase, giving the protein MDRILIILLYILLFLVMYIDINKKYIPNVLNFSILVLSIFICGIDKVDIFFIGASCYTLPILIFYGYISDILKKEVFGFDDIKLIIPLGGLLYLGEINFFLQIYIFYLLVFSLATLYIIIYIVISYCRNKPVKIRGVELAFAPYICLAFIIIYNFNLIERIIEKF
- a CDS encoding type II secretion system protein; protein product: MKNRGFSLIEIVVAVAIMGILSGIVGLQLRSYIAKSKDTKAVATLNTLRVAAQLYQVENEEALIDTASLTTYDEQKVKDALKKLEPYLDNNAKAIIEKPEMAIGGSRAAQNGDIKYGGKVRITFKDPNGNSSDGYYMWLEPEGTTGGFDIKGNKWIEF
- a CDS encoding GspE/PulE family protein; translated protein: MGNSSEKIEKYFKKTINSTMNNNKNSYIEDIEELFIRENVNSNKGIFSILLEAIKFSASDIHIEALTDKIRIRYRINGILKEVAEIDKSFLSSIVSKLKILSSLDIVEKRKPQDGRFSFKYKKREIDFRTSIMPTMNGEKIVIRILDKFNYNFTLEDLYLSEENKKIFYKAINQNTGIILVNGPTGSGKSSTLYSILKYKNREEVNISTVEDPIEYQIEGINQVQCRNEIGLGFATILRVLLRQDPDILMVGEIRDRETAEIVVKASLTGHLVFSTLHSNDSLGCINRLVNLGIDSYLLSLVLQMVVSQRLVRKLCPHCKKEDENYKEKLKSLNLSEEKYKNVKFYTSDGCEKCMGTGYIGRIPVFEIIYFDDILKDMLAQKKEIKQNFKTLLDDAMDKAKEGLTSLDEIMRQL
- a CDS encoding type II secretion system F family protein, giving the protein MKNKKEKILFFTNELSIMLKSGLTFTTAIEIILREEKDKNFKEVLKKIHKNLIAGKSIFESFKNFDKIFGNTYLYMLKIGEVSGSIAERLEDISKSLEFDLANQKKLGGILVYPIVIISLTLIIVTFLLTFILPNFITIFEENQVELPLITRILLFISRNFHYILLFIIVLILIIFIINMYINNNKLKRIKKDKWLLNIRLFGELRKLSLSSDLYHSFSILLSVGIGIIESVDILYMNNNNYYIKENLLEVKKSLLAGNNIATALKKLNLYNERFSILITAGEESGYLSENLLQISKILKNDFEYKLKKLMSLLEPLVVVFLGLIVAFVVVAIYLPILSIGDVFSQ